A region from the Vicia villosa cultivar HV-30 ecotype Madison, WI linkage group LG3, Vvil1.0, whole genome shotgun sequence genome encodes:
- the LOC131656682 gene encoding non-specific lipid-transfer protein 1-like — translation MSSQKTVGVMLVLCMVMTTTLHASEMDDVSCSEAILSLWPCLPFLEGSLPPTPSADCCPGATNFFHKANTTPIKRKVCLCLKDASTKFGVKPDRAAQLPQLCHIQLPFPIGPITDCSKIE, via the exons ATGTCAAGCCAGAAAACTGTCGGTGTAATGTTGGTCTTATGCATGGTGATGACGACAACATTACATGCAAGTGAAATGGATGATGTATCATGTTCAGAGGCAATTTTATCTCTATGGCCATGTCTACCTTTTCTGGAAGGTTCTCTTCCACCAACACCGTCTGCTGATTGTTGCCCTGGAGCtacaaattttttccataaggCAAACACAACTCCTATTAAGAGAAAGGTCTGCTTGTGTCTCAAAGATGCTTCTACTAAATTTGGAGTTAAACCAGACAGGGCTGCACAACTTCCACAACTTTGTCACATTCAATTGCCTTTTCCAATTGGTCCTATTACTGATTGTAGCAA GATTGAATGA